In Notamacropus eugenii isolate mMacEug1 chromosome 1, mMacEug1.pri_v2, whole genome shotgun sequence, one genomic interval encodes:
- the LOC140518270 gene encoding olfactory receptor 1J4-like, which produces MNCMERDNETNVSEFLLLGLPIRPQQQGLFYVLFLSMYLTTLFGNLLIILLIRLDPHLHTPMYFFLSHLAFTDLCVSSVTTPKMLVNMQTGSQTISYNGCISQMYFFIFFADLDNLLLTAMAYDLYVAICHPLHYTTLMSKELCILLVVGSWTVNFAHSLTHTLPLTQLSFCAENTIAHYFCDLGALLKLSCSDISLNELLIFTVGVAIIIVPLTCVLVSYIRILSTILKMSSTKGICKALSTCGSHLSVVSLYYGTIIGQYFFPSSSNSNIKDIIFSMMYTVVTPMLNPFMYSLRNRDINEALKKVLSRGMFSCPS; this is translated from the exons ATGAACTG CATGGAAAGGGACAATGAGACAAATGTCTCTGAATTCCTCCTCCTAGGACTTCCCATCAGACCACAGCAACAGGGGTTATTCTATGTCCTATTCCTGAGTATGTATCTCACCACACTGTTTGGGAACCTGCTTATCatcttgctgattagattagacCCTCACCTACATACCCCTATGTATTTCTTCCTTAGTCACTTGGCCTTTACTGATCTCTGTGTCTCATCAGTGACTACCCCAAAAATGCTGGTAAATATGCAGACAGGAAGCCAGACCATTTCCTACAATGGCTGCATTTCACAGAtgtatttcttcatattctttgctGATCTTGACAACTTGTTGCTCACTGCAATGGCTTATGATCTCTATGTTGCCATCTGCCACCCTCTCCACTATACCACTCTCATGAGCAAGGAACTATGTATCCTCCTGGTGGTTGGGTCCTGGACAGTCAACTTTGCCCACTCCTTGACTCACACCCTTCCCTTGACCCAACTATCCTTCTGTGCAGAAAACACCATAGCCCATTACTTCTGTGACTTGGGTGCTTTACTGAAGCTATCCTGCTCAGATATCTCCCTCAATGAACTACTGATATTCACTGTAGGGGTAGCAATAATTATAGTGCCATTAACTTGTGTCCTTGTCTCTTACATCcgtattctttccactatcctGAAGATGTCTTCTACCAAGGGGATTTGCAAAGCTTTATCAACCTGTGGCTCCCACCTCTCTGTGGTGTCATTGTATTATGGGACAATCATTGGTCAgtactttttcccctcttccagTAACTCTAATATCAAAGACATAATTTTTTCTATGATGTATACAGTGGTGACTCCCATGCTGAACCCCTTCATGTATAGTCTGAGGAACAGAGATATTAATGAGGCTCTGAAGAAAGTCCTTAGTAGAGGAATGTTCTCTTGTCCTTCATAG